The proteins below are encoded in one region of Polycladomyces subterraneus:
- a CDS encoding ABC transporter substrate-binding protein, whose protein sequence is MACNQQTATAPKSDAQKANQVEIFSWWTGAGEEDGLKALIKLFKEKNPDIEVINAAVAGGAGTNAKTVLATRMQGNDPPDTFQVHGGAELNDSWVAAGKMEPLNDFYKQQGWTDKFPPALIDLVSKGGNIYSVPVDIHRGNVLWYNKKIFDQYGLKPPTTFDEFFKVADTLKAKGITPLALGDKEPWTATQLFENILLGTLGPNDYDKLWKGQLSFEDPRIKQALATFKKMLTYVNQDHAARNWQDGVQLVGKGEAAMNVMGDWAKGYLTNDLKLKPNQDFGWAPFPGTNGTFVIITDTFGLPKGIKHPEATKKFLAVLGSVEGQDAFNPLKGSIPARLDADPKKYDVYGQQTMKDFKNSKLVPSLAHGSAAPEGFVTQFNQLINTFVTQGNIDLAIQMMKQDATANLGVK, encoded by the coding sequence ATGGCTTGCAATCAACAAACAGCAACCGCTCCCAAGTCGGATGCCCAAAAGGCAAACCAGGTCGAAATCTTCAGTTGGTGGACGGGTGCCGGAGAAGAAGACGGACTTAAAGCACTGATCAAGCTTTTTAAAGAAAAAAATCCCGACATTGAAGTCATTAACGCTGCCGTGGCCGGCGGCGCCGGTACCAACGCCAAAACGGTGTTGGCCACGAGAATGCAAGGAAACGATCCTCCGGATACCTTCCAAGTGCACGGGGGAGCCGAACTGAATGACAGTTGGGTCGCGGCCGGAAAAATGGAACCCTTAAACGATTTTTACAAACAACAAGGCTGGACAGACAAATTTCCCCCTGCCCTGATCGACCTTGTCAGCAAAGGCGGCAACATCTATTCCGTCCCAGTGGACATCCATCGCGGCAATGTGTTGTGGTACAACAAAAAAATCTTTGACCAATATGGTTTAAAACCCCCCACCACATTTGATGAATTTTTCAAAGTGGCGGATACCTTGAAAGCGAAAGGGATCACTCCTTTGGCGCTGGGAGACAAGGAACCTTGGACCGCTACCCAACTCTTTGAAAATATTCTCCTTGGTACCTTGGGTCCCAACGACTACGACAAATTATGGAAAGGCCAACTTTCCTTTGAAGACCCACGCATCAAACAAGCGCTTGCCACCTTCAAAAAAATGTTGACTTATGTGAACCAGGACCATGCCGCGCGTAACTGGCAAGATGGCGTTCAATTGGTCGGAAAAGGAGAGGCCGCCATGAACGTCATGGGGGATTGGGCAAAAGGATATTTGACCAATGATCTGAAACTGAAGCCAAACCAAGATTTTGGTTGGGCTCCCTTCCCTGGCACGAACGGCACCTTTGTCATCATCACTGACACCTTCGGCTTACCCAAAGGGATCAAACACCCCGAGGCAACCAAAAAGTTCTTGGCCGTACTCGGCTCGGTGGAAGGGCAAGATGCATTCAACCCGCTCAAAGGCTCCATCCCGGCCCGGTTGGATGCCGATCCGAAAAAATATGATGTCTATGGTCAACAAACCATGAAGGATTTCAAAAACTCCAAATTGGTTCCAAGCTTGGCACATGGCTCTGCCGCTCCGGAAGGATTTGTCACTCAATTCAACCAATTGATCAACACCTTTGTCACGCAAGGGAACATCGATCTCGCCATTCAAATGATGAAGCAAGATGCCACAGCCAACCTGGGAGTGAAATAA
- a CDS encoding carbohydrate ABC transporter permease, whose amino-acid sequence MAQASPFTTPQTHPKKRSGRNREKWIAFLFLLPSILAIAIFVYGFIGWTGYISLSKWNTFVQDLTFSGLDNYRFLFNDFRFQSDLRNTIIFTVLFTLLCIGLGLFLAVLLDQKIKWEGLFRNIFIFPMALSFIVTGVVWQWIFNPSTGINLILKKIGITDPPLWYVQTRVVLPLHIGQIQFGVPMALIAVVIAAVWQLSGFTMAMYLSGLRSIPDELKEAARVDGATEWQTFRYILLPQLKPITFSAVIILGHISLKIFDLIYAMTGPGAAFVTDMPGLYMVETTFKGSHYAQGASIAIIMLLLVSLLIVPYLIFTFRKEETP is encoded by the coding sequence ATGGCTCAAGCATCTCCATTCACGACACCCCAAACCCACCCGAAAAAAAGAAGCGGACGAAATCGCGAAAAGTGGATCGCCTTCCTGTTTCTTTTGCCCTCGATCCTAGCCATCGCCATTTTTGTCTACGGTTTTATCGGTTGGACCGGCTACATTTCTCTGAGCAAATGGAACACCTTTGTCCAAGATCTCACCTTTAGTGGCCTGGACAACTACCGGTTCCTGTTCAACGACTTCCGTTTTCAGTCAGACCTGCGAAACACGATCATCTTTACCGTTTTGTTCACTCTCCTTTGTATTGGATTGGGGTTGTTTCTCGCTGTTTTGTTGGATCAAAAAATCAAATGGGAAGGTCTGTTTCGCAACATTTTCATTTTCCCGATGGCTTTATCGTTCATCGTGACCGGCGTTGTTTGGCAGTGGATCTTTAATCCGAGCACCGGCATCAACTTGATTTTGAAAAAAATCGGAATCACTGATCCGCCACTTTGGTATGTCCAGACCAGAGTGGTCCTCCCTCTGCATATTGGACAAATCCAGTTCGGGGTCCCAATGGCATTGATCGCCGTTGTGATCGCAGCGGTTTGGCAGTTATCCGGCTTCACCATGGCCATGTATCTGTCCGGCCTCCGCTCCATCCCAGATGAATTGAAAGAAGCGGCGCGGGTGGACGGGGCCACTGAATGGCAAACCTTCCGCTATATCCTATTGCCGCAACTCAAACCGATTACGTTTAGCGCCGTCATCATCTTGGGCCACATTTCACTCAAAATTTTTGACCTGATTTACGCGATGACCGGACCCGGTGCCGCTTTCGTCACCGACATGCCGGGCCTTTACATGGTGGAAACGACGTTTAAAGGGAGCCATTATGCACAAGGGGCCAGCATTGCCATCATCATGTTGCTGCTTGTTTCTCTCCTGATCGTTCCCTATCTGATCTTTACCTTCAGAAAGGAGGAAACCCCATGA
- a CDS encoding carbohydrate ABC transporter permease: MTLSRTGQIILYAILIILALLFLTPIYIMVITSIKPINEATLSGMWKLPSHVDLESYQIAFEKLSPNILNSFYLVIPATILSAVLGSLNGYILSKWRFPGSNILFTLILFGMFIPYQSILIPLIQFLQKIQLYNTIPGLILVHVVYGIPITTLIFRNFYANIPTEMIEAAKIDGNSIWGIYQRIILPLSIPGFVVVGIWQFTQIWNEFLFAVTITNTSQQPIMVALQNLSGSQIVQWNIQMAGALLAALPTLIVYIFLGKYFIRGLLAGSLKG, translated from the coding sequence ATGACCCTCTCCCGCACAGGTCAAATCATCCTTTATGCAATCCTCATCATTCTGGCCCTGCTTTTCCTCACGCCCATCTATATTATGGTCATTACCAGTATCAAGCCGATCAATGAAGCCACTTTATCCGGGATGTGGAAGCTCCCCAGCCACGTGGATTTGGAAAGTTACCAGATCGCCTTTGAGAAACTGTCTCCCAACATCTTAAACAGTTTTTATCTGGTCATTCCGGCCACCATCCTCTCCGCGGTTTTGGGTTCACTGAACGGCTATATCCTTTCCAAATGGCGTTTTCCCGGCTCCAATATCCTTTTCACCTTGATTTTGTTTGGTATGTTCATTCCATACCAGAGCATCTTGATACCACTTATCCAGTTTTTGCAAAAAATCCAGCTTTACAATACCATTCCCGGACTGATTCTCGTACACGTCGTTTACGGAATTCCGATCACCACCCTAATTTTCCGCAATTTCTACGCCAACATTCCGACGGAAATGATCGAAGCAGCCAAAATCGACGGTAATAGCATTTGGGGCATCTATCAGCGGATCATCCTGCCCCTGTCGATTCCGGGGTTTGTCGTCGTAGGCATCTGGCAATTCACCCAGATTTGGAATGAATTTTTGTTTGCTGTCACCATCACCAACACCTCGCAACAACCGATCATGGTCGCCTTGCAGAACTTGTCGGGCAGCCAGATCGTCCAGTGGAATATCCAGATGGCCGGTGCTTTGCTGGCAGCACTCCCGACTTTAATCGTCTATATTTTTCTGGGAAAATATTTCATCCGGGGATTATTGGCCGGATCGCTCAAAGGCTAG
- a CDS encoding DUF975 family protein: MENMDFKELRRLGRESLTGKWGLAIGCTILYILFNSLFDFFADAPLDLDISLFLDSAPKTESSIVFFPKHSAIDWVSLIWNVLTTGGLILGTSLIFLNICRNQPAHIRQLFYYFTSGKLLLRGIMWHVIQSIYLMLWSLLFIIPGIIKWFSYSMTPYILIDHPELSINEAITKSREIMNGHKMELFALQLSFIGWLLLSLLTIGVGFIWLIPYYSATEAQFYRKIKGEMNTDQKE; this comes from the coding sequence ATGGAAAACATGGATTTTAAAGAACTTAGAAGACTGGGAAGAGAATCATTAACAGGGAAATGGGGGCTAGCGATTGGTTGCACTATTTTGTATATTCTTTTCAATTCATTGTTTGACTTTTTTGCCGATGCTCCTTTGGATCTAGACATCTCTCTTTTCTTAGACTCTGCTCCAAAAACAGAGTCATCTATTGTTTTCTTTCCTAAACACTCTGCTATTGATTGGGTCTCACTCATTTGGAATGTACTCACAACTGGAGGTCTAATACTTGGAACATCTCTTATCTTCTTGAATATCTGTCGTAATCAACCTGCTCACATCAGACAATTGTTTTATTATTTTACCAGTGGAAAGTTATTACTCAGAGGAATAATGTGGCACGTAATCCAGTCCATCTACTTGATGTTGTGGAGTCTATTATTCATTATTCCAGGGATTATTAAATGGTTTTCCTATTCCATGACTCCCTATATTTTGATTGATCACCCTGAATTATCTATCAATGAAGCCATAACTAAAAGTCGTGAAATAATGAACGGACATAAGATGGAGTTGTTTGCACTGCAACTTAGCTTTATCGGTTGGTTACTTTTAAGTCTATTAACTATAGGAGTCGGATTTATTTGGTTAATTCCATACTACTCTGCAACAGAGGCCCAATTTTACCGCAAGATTAAAGGTGAGATGAATACTGATCAAAAAGAGTAG
- a CDS encoding right-handed parallel beta-helix repeat-containing protein: MNSRPALGYATVFSVQQTLNDVINNLVDPNNIYVRAGAVGGNGSLAKPFGTIPQGIAAVNLGGAVNILSGTYPITSQIAVNKSGITLKGESGTVLLLQANPNLIPLMILANNTTIDGLTITSDIPYPREFIQVGGANTTLINNTIYGLPQAPPMINWVVNRAVVPQESNTNLTVENNTFYSLRTGIYINPNVTGAINNNVVYNTKGGFLVDRAFTTFVGNSWGTPAYEFDIVLLAGTTMGTPYNDLPALSAAINDASISDQR, from the coding sequence TTGAATAGTAGACCCGCTTTGGGATATGCCACCGTCTTCAGTGTGCAACAGACGCTCAATGATGTCATTAACAACCTTGTAGATCCCAACAATATATATGTTCGTGCCGGTGCAGTAGGAGGAAATGGAAGTTTAGCGAAGCCTTTTGGTACAATTCCACAGGGTATTGCAGCCGTAAACCTCGGGGGGGCTGTTAATATTTTAAGTGGGACGTACCCTATAACTTCTCAAATTGCCGTTAACAAGTCCGGCATTACATTAAAGGGTGAATCAGGGACCGTTCTTTTATTGCAGGCGAACCCGAACCTGATTCCGCTAATGATCTTAGCAAACAATACGACCATTGATGGTTTAACCATCACAAGTGATATCCCTTATCCGAGGGAATTTATCCAAGTCGGCGGAGCAAATACCACCCTGATAAATAACACGATCTACGGTCTACCCCAAGCACCGCCCATGATAAACTGGGTAGTCAATCGAGCAGTGGTACCTCAGGAAAGTAATACGAATTTAACCGTCGAAAACAATACCTTCTATTCGCTACGTACTGGGATATATATCAATCCGAATGTAACCGGGGCCATCAATAATAATGTGGTTTACAATACTAAAGGTGGTTTCTTAGTGGATCGTGCGTTCACTACGTTCGTTGGTAATTCATGGGGAACTCCTGCCTATGAGTTTGATATCGTGTTACTAGCTGGCACCACTATGGGAACTCCATACAATGACCTGCCTGCATTAAGTGCTGCAATTAATGATGCAAGCATTTCAGATCAAAGGTGA
- a CDS encoding histidine phosphatase family protein: MARIYLLRHGETAWNASDNRYCGRSDIELSNKGRKQAELVAVYLEKVPFAAAYASPLSRAYETARIIAAKHQLSVEKDERIIEADFGLWEGKTKKQFMEEDPEAWEEWLNDPGTTQAGRIGETAEQIYNRTKAFFDEIADKHKGQTILVVAHNTVNRIFIAGSLGMPFRNYRRIHQDNTGITVFEKDRESIKFFNINLNTHLE; encoded by the coding sequence TTGGCTAGGATTTATTTATTGCGTCATGGCGAAACTGCATGGAATGCATCAGACAACCGATATTGTGGTCGATCTGATATTGAACTTTCAAATAAGGGAAGAAAACAAGCAGAATTAGTTGCTGTGTATTTAGAAAAAGTGCCGTTTGCTGCTGCGTATGCTTCTCCCTTGTCTCGAGCCTATGAAACAGCAAGAATCATTGCAGCTAAGCACCAGCTGTCGGTTGAAAAAGATGAGCGGATTATCGAAGCAGATTTCGGCCTATGGGAAGGTAAAACAAAAAAGCAGTTTATGGAGGAAGATCCAGAAGCATGGGAGGAATGGCTGAACGATCCGGGAACTACTCAGGCAGGGAGGATCGGAGAAACAGCTGAACAAATCTATAACAGAACGAAAGCTTTCTTTGACGAAATCGCGGATAAACATAAGGGGCAAACAATTCTTGTCGTCGCTCATAATACGGTTAACCGTATCTTTATTGCTGGATCGCTCGGAATGCCTTTTAGGAATTACAGAAGGATCCATCAAGATAATACCGGAATCACTGTGTTTGAGAAGGATCGGGAATCCATCAAATTCTTCAACATCAATCTGAATACGCATTTGGAATGA